Proteins encoded within one genomic window of candidate division WOR-1 bacterium RIFOXYB2_FULL_36_35:
- a CDS encoding phosphoribosylglycinamide formyltransferase, with protein MKMLKIGVLISGRGSNLQALIDASECRDIPAEISVVISNKSDAYGLERAKKHNIPAVFINPKDFPDKNFYEEKIVETLKKYNVGLVCLAGYMKIVGKVVLTEYKRKMINIHPSLLPKYPGLHAQKQALEDKAKVSGATVHFVDEGCDTGPILLQAEVPVLENDTEESLSSRILEQEHKIYPEAVRLFAEGKLKF; from the coding sequence ATTAAAATGCTAAAAATCGGAGTTCTAATTTCAGGCCGCGGATCAAATCTTCAAGCCTTAATTGATGCGTCAGAGTGCAGAGATATCCCTGCTGAAATTTCTGTTGTTATTTCAAATAAATCTGACGCTTATGGATTAGAGCGCGCTAAAAAGCATAATATTCCAGCTGTTTTTATAAACCCCAAGGATTTTCCTGACAAAAATTTTTACGAGGAAAAAATTGTTGAGACCTTGAAAAAATATAATGTTGGGCTTGTCTGTTTGGCAGGATATATGAAGATCGTTGGCAAGGTTGTTTTGACTGAGTATAAGAGAAAGATGATTAATATCCATCCATCACTATTACCTAAATATCCAGGCCTTCATGCACAAAAGCAAGCCTTAGAAGATAAAGCAAAAGTGTCAGGCGCAACAGTCCATTTTGTGGATGAAGGCTGTGACACGGGGCCTATTCTTCTACAGGCAGAAGTTCCTGTTTTGGAAAATGATACAGAAGAGAGTTTATCTTCCAGAATTTTAGAACAGGAGCATAAGATTTATCCGGAAGCGGTGAGGTTGTTTGCGGAGGGGAAGTTGAAGTTTTGA